The following is a genomic window from Episyrphus balteatus chromosome 1, idEpiBalt1.1, whole genome shotgun sequence.
AGAAGGATAAAAATGCCATTCAGCATATCATTGCGCTTATGTcagtatatcaaaaaaaaaaaaagcatacagTTTCCTGAGGAGGACGATGGCGTTGTGAAGATTAGGGAAGATAGCAGAGCATAGTAAGAAGCTGACATAGATTCTTGTCGACTCGAAATGGCATGAAGAATTAACAAAAAGGTTTTAACATCAATAGCAAAAAGTTGATGAATTGAAAATGGAGAAGGAAGAAATCGGAATAAGAATTTAATCAATcttctgaaattttttaaattttgatgctTTTTTGTGATTTGTTAGAACTTGAAAGCTTGCACGATGTAGCTGctgcttttttattttcgatattttcacatattttagagccaaattgaaaatttagcatttttcatgaatttgcaaatcaaattcaccttttgttttgaaacaaatattttctttgatATCTTGTTATATATTTCACATTTACACTgaggtaaaataaaaatttaagttgaaacgtctttgattcaaagatgaactactttgatttatgtgactttaagatacataaccattaaaaattaaccttttttccacgttaattttaaaattttcatcttcaacgcaaaatcattccgaataatagttaaatcaatgtcgttttcattgattttactttgttttatagtgtatgtgtttttttttatacaaataataTGAATTTATATGTCCaaagggtgaatttgatttgcaaatgcTTGAGTTttgagatgaattttttttaatacttaataCTTTGGTTGGTATTCTCTCTACGATTAAAATCTTTAAACATATTTTCCAGAATCCAAACAAGATTAAACTTTATTTCTAAACAAGATTCACGTAACAAAATACCAACCTTGAATTATTATTGACTTCCagtaaaatcattaaaaatcaaatcTCTTTAATCCTTTTGATAATACCTTCCTACTTTCTACCTCACATCGACCAAAAAATAAGTCagaggtagaaaaaaaaaattaataccccATTTCCCAGGatgtaatatatttttaaaccacCTCTTCGAATCTTATTTctcacaaattttatttttagtcgtCGAGCGAGGGGGATTACGTCCACacaaataaaacagtttaatctTTTGTTGGTTGGCTGGTTCTTACAGCCCATCGGTTTGGTGAGCGAACATCCGAACATCCATCAATTCACTCATTCATCCCTAtccttttttgattttgaacacTGGCAACTCTCTGGGATATATATCTACTCTATAAAAGAGTAGGAATCAAATTATTCGGTTCAATGATCAGCACTTTTTGTTATCGGATTGGGGGAGTATTATTTGAAATCACCTTCCTCTTCACCAGTTGATGTTtctctttggttttatttttttttgtgtcagtgTATTATTTGTTTTGATTCGTGGAAGGATTTACTCTGACTTTGGGATTCAATTCTACTGAATAAATTCAAAGTTTTAGTAAAATAAACtttgaatggattttttttgttgcaaaatcAAAGTAAGTACATGAAGATATTATAGTGAAGAACTATCTTttagtaaattaattatttaaataaatccaTGTAAAATAAATGTACACAAGCTATTCTACAAAGTCAAaagttttataacaaaaaacttaaaaaacaaaattttgaaagtaaaacaaaaaaaaaaaatgtgtatggcgtatgagtactattttcaacgaaattttagttttatacTAAAATCCTTCTTCAAAGTAAGATTTTCTGTATCAAGGTAAAGGCCAccttttcataaaacaaaacaaaaaatgaacagaagATTATCTCagagaaaacataacaaattcACTTCTGAATAGCAAATACCACccccaacccaaaaaaaaaacaacaaattttaaattcttatctttaaaaatctattctgagaaaaagaagaaaaaaaatatctactttcCCCTCAATTTAtttgcttatttttattttttctgtttttttttttttttttttattttcagaggaATTCTTCATCAAAATCAGCAGAACTTTAAAAATGCAGTGGAGAATTTCCAGCGAGCTATACAATTTCGCCCCAATCTGGCaggtaatttattttatagcgACTTGCCATCCCTCTTGGCTATTCGGACAGTTATTATTATtgtattcattattttttttttcctttttgttctattttttttttctaacttgttGCCGCACcctaaaaaacaacaaaaaaattaatacagttGCTTATCTGAATCTGGGAACATCACTGATAGCCATGGGCAAGTGCCATGAAGCAGTTAAAGTGTTGCAAGAGGGAACAAAAACTGATGGTACCGGGGTCAGAGACCGAGCTGCTCACGAAAATGCACGCATGTCGGCATACCTGCAGCTAGGTAACTTGTATGCCGAACAGGGAAAGTTGCAACGTGCTTTAGCTGTTTACAGGGAAGCGATGCATTCACTTCCGGCGTATTTTCAGCGAGAAGTGCTTTATCATAGAATAGGTGATGTGCTTGGTCGTTTGCAGCAATGGGATGAGGCAGAGAAATATCATAGAGCTGCATTGAGAATTCAACCGGATCACGTAGCCGCACATTTGTCATATGGAAATATGCTAGCAAGAAATGTAAGTGTTTTATTgaagtttcgttttttttttagaaaaaatgataaaaaattaaatttgtttaaacatagTGACCAGCTTTTGAATAAGTTTGTTTTTGTGTAGCTTGTTCAGATAAAAACGATTGAAATTTAATGACAAATAACACACATTTGTTATTTTCGTAGCAGTAAACAAAATATGCTGACCAATTTCATAGTCAATAAGAgctcccaagtaacaatttcaaacctcggttacaaaataaccaaagttataaaataactgCAAATAACCGCGGTCAAAAAGCGGCTATAAACGGGTTGTTAAAAGTCTGTGGTTAATTTTAggttagaaaaaaaacccaGTATTTTCGAAGGTTTGTTTTGGGTTAAAATTATacgtaaaataaactttttagtcataaattagtttaaaaaattccatttttaaactaaggaaatattttggctatttatttacttttattaaaccCAGGTTacattcttgttattttttcaacccaatttttttggttaaattataaCCTCAGTTTGaagttggttttaaaataaccaaatttcttcaaaagtttcggaaaagtatttaaataactcgtttttgacacaaagtcataaataagtttttaaataacttctagttttgtgttttaagggttaaaaaataaccaaattttggctccaagtttgaagtaagtattttaataactttttttttcgcacaaaaagtttttttttaagttagaatTTAACCAAATCTGATCCCAAAGTTTtaagtaagtattttaataactctttttttacccaaaaagttatttataggttataaattaaccaaattttatcTATAGTTTGAAACGAGTTTTTAAATTACTCACTTTAAGATGGaagttgtttattggtttaaaattaacccattaTAGAACCTAAGTTTAAGGTGAGTTTCtaattaacttctttatttttgtcttttatgggctaaaaaataaccaaattttcattacaagtttcaagtaagtatttaaataactccttttttacacaaaaagctatttatagactagaaattaaccaaatttgaccttaagtttgaaacgagattttaaattactgactttttaccattaaagttgtttattggtttaaaattaacccattaTAAATCTTAAGTTCAAGGTGAGTTTCtaattaacttctttatttttgtcttttatgggctaaaaaataaccaaattttcattacaagtttcaagtaagtatttaaataactccttttttacgcaaaaagctatttatagactagaaattaaccaaatttgaccttaagtttgaaacgagattttaaattactgactttttacaatgaaagttgtttattggtttaaaattaatcCATTATAAATCCTAAGCTTAAAGTAAGATTTTAAATAACTACTATAAGTACGTATAAGTTTTTAATCAACTCGTTATTTACCTTTTAACAACCCTGGCAATTTTTCAACTAAGTTCCAACCCAATTTCAACTAACCAACAACTCTCCACACATACACATTCACCATACTCGAGCGTCGCGCGTCGCCCATCATATTTTTGTCTCTCATTTTTCTCAGATCTCTCAGTATTCTTTTGTGGCTGGTGGTAGCAAGTTATTGTGCGAgaaagtttttgtgaaaaaatataaattaaataaaaaaaaatatctgtctgtgaaaaattattaagaggtaagttatttgtttataatttattttaaatattgttatttgtttataatttattttaaccctTTGCTTCCTAGTGGTTTCAGCATGATACCACCTATTAATtactttgttagttttttttactacaaaatGGACTTTTCCTTTTGTActctcagctcaaaacattccttatacaatgttattactagtacaatcattatttttttcattttagtgtgttgttagaaaatatcaaaactttttttcaagatatttgtatttttttccggGAGCGAAgggttaaatattaaatattgtttaataaataacttcagagtataaaaaataacttctgagtttgaaaaatatcttctgagtttggaaaataacttctgagtttgaaaaatatcttttgagtttggaaaataacttctgagtttgaaaaatatcttctgagtttagaaaataacttctgagtttgaaaaatatcttctgagtttagaaaataacttctgagtttgaaaaatatcttctgagtttagaaaataacttctgagtttgaaaaatatcttctgagtttggaaaataacttctgagtttgaaaaataacttgaGAGTAGGCATACAGATAACTTAGCGCGTCTTTTCATTTGTCTTTCTCATTCCGCGTTATTATTCCAAGCTTGACTGTTGATAAAATCActataataaaaatgtattctatcattaaaaataaaatttgtagtagaactacttttaaaagaaaagttaaaaaaataatattagaaatgcgtgaaaaagaaagaattaaaaatcttgaaCAAGTTTTTCTTAGCAAGAGGTTATTTGAAGTGCAGCAACACCTTTCGGAAAATGAAATAAGTGCTAATTGTGAACAAGGTTTTTCTAACACGAAATTTGAAGAGTTGCAACACCTATCGAATATTATTTCTGAACATGAAAGTGACAGTGAAAATTCTGGAAACAATTGTGTCGCTGTCTCAACTAATTTTGAAGCTAttccagaaaatttaaaaaaaaacttagtattaTGGGCTATTCAGCATAACATATCGAATATTTGCTTGCGTGATTTGCTTAACATTTTGCATAATTCTCATCCTTATTTGCCATTAGACCCTCGAACATTATTACAAACTCGCGTTTCCCTTGAGAAAATTTTTATCGAAGTTCCACCTGGTAGATACTGGCATTTCGGTTTGGTTCGCGCTCTTACTAAGGTTTTTGAAAGTGTTCAGACATGTCAAACAGTAATATTCTTGGACTTTAATATTGATGGGATTCCTGTTAGCAAAAGTTCAAAGGgccaattttggcctattttgTGTTCACCAGATGGTTTTCGTGTGCCGCCGCTAGTAATAGGTGTTTACTACGGAATGGCAAAACCTTCAAGTGTTAATGAATTTCTGCGATTATTTCTTGAGGAGGCTGTTAACATTGATGATTTGAACATTggttccaaaaaaataagttttaaaatcagGAATTTCATCTGTGACGCCCCCGCTCGTTCTTATTTAAAAGGAATCAAAGGGCATAATGGTTATTTTGCTTGTGAAAGATGTAATGTAGAAGGGGATTATAATTACAAATCTCACCAAATGTGTTTTCCAAACCTATCAAAATCACTTCGCACGAATGATTCTTTCCGGGCTGGGATACACGAAGATCATCATACGCAACCATCTCCATTAGAAAAACTTCCAATAGatattattatgaattttcctCTAGATTACATGCACTTGTTGTGCTTAGGTGtcatgaaaaaattgttggttacaTGGATTAAGAATAGAacccttaaaacaaaattctcgGCAAAAAACATTGAGAGAATCTCTAAGACCTTAGTATCACTACGAAAATATGTTCCATGCGACTTCAATAGAACACCTCGTGGACTTGATGTGATAAGCTTTTGGAAGGCCACTGAATTTcgtatgtttttgttgtactTAGGTCCGGTTGTTTTGCAAAATGAAACTCATGAAGAAGTATATGCCAATTTTATGGAACTACACTGTGCTGTTTCAATATGTTTGagtaaaaataaacaagtttttgttgATGTCGCACAGAGTCTGTTCAAATCATTCATATATAACTTTTCTAGTATCTATGGAGCTGAAAACATAAGTTATAACGTTCACAATTTATATCATGTCGTAGATGATGTTAAATACCATGGACCTTTAGATAATATAAGTGCTTTCAAATATGAAAATcgtttacaatatttaaaacgTCGAATAAGATCTGGAAACAGACCCCTGGAACAAATTGCAAATAGGATTATCGAAGATTTTGAGAATGTAGATCTAATTGATGtagatgaaaacaaaactcCTATGCTTTATATGAAAGATAGgaataaaatatgcaaaattaaaCACTGTGTTGGAATCTATAGAGCAATTCAGCttcaacattttgttttgaagtcGTCACTTGCAGATAGTTACTTCTTAACAAACTCAGAAGAAATTGTTAGAATGGAGTTTGCAACATATCGACATGGCATCCCAGTTATCTATGGTtcaagcttaaaacaaaaacaaaatttttacgaaaaaccgttctattctaaatttttaagcgtttataaatcaaatgaagaagaaaatttgcctaatttttataacatagaaaatatttcctctaaatttttcaaaataactttaccaaacactgaatctgttttttttccattagtACATTGTTAATCAAAATGTATTGTGTTGTGGAGACGCTCGAAGATGAAGGGAAGTTCGTGACGGCAGTTCCCAAAAATTGGGTCATCGATGGAACGAAGCTATTATGGCCAAAGTCCAAGAAAGATTCCATTTGCGGTCGGAAAAATTGCATCACAGCATCGGATGATTGGCAAAGCATAGCatgcaaattaatatttgatgacATCGGTAAGATACAAGTTTAActacatcttttttattttatttttattaagttcaCTTAGACCACTTTTCTccaagtaaaattttattcgtATCTAAACTTAAAGCAGTTTATCCTGGGGGCCTATTTTTGACAGCTTAGTTACGTTAATTTTGATACACTTTAggtcccctttcatatacttaAAGTAATCGCGGTTATGgcctttcaatatttttatatttgaataacgcttcataatattctACACAATGAGATTTATTacagaaattaaagttttttagaCCGGTCTTTCTTATATAAACACATTACATTGTCATCGAGTGCAATTCAGCATCAgccaatttgcaaaacaatatcGCAAATTtcgcgaagaacaatggcgccttaaaacACGACTAGCAGGtgtttttgcgagcgggtgcaatagcaaaactcacagcaaccctttttctCTTCGTTCACGACAGCGTGCGTGAACGAAAAGGCGTCACGGCGCGGCGCCCACGACTACAATCGACATGTTGATCTTGTGTGATCGATACAagagcaataaaacaataaaacatcgaccttttttcacttcactTCGTTGACAAAATCAATAAGTGTActgtacaacaataaaacaataaaaccgcgACCTTTTTTTTACGTCGTCCAAGACAGCGCGCTTGAACAAAGCGCCAcccgcgaccgacggtcgacttgttgttcttgtgtgttcgatacaagatcaataagtgtacagcgataaaacaataaaacagcgacctttttttcgcgaagaacaatggcgccttaaaaaaaaattttcgaccagcaggtgtttttgcgagcgggtgcaataacaaaactcacagcaaccctttttcgcttcgttcacgagAGCGCGCGTGAACGAAAAGGCGCCACctacaacatttaaatatacatttttaaaaagctagaaacttagtcatatttgtaaaattaaaattaagttaattgaattaagagcttttgaaagaatggtatctgaactcagatttttgaaaaaaaaaaattattgaagaaattttaagatgtcgttttttaaactttttcgtaatataaaatgcatttattttcaaatttttctgaccacatttattacgatttgaaattataaaagaaaatgtcaatatgtattacggtttatgaaaaaaattaaaaagtatttcattttcgaagaactttttttaatagaagttttgaaaaaaaattttacttatttgttttttaaagttcaacatctaaatataaagtcattttttcttcagtcaatagcccttattgttgaaagttaaatagcaaaaatttaaagttcttatttaccaaagtctttgagaaaattaattatttcaaagcaaaaattcagtttttataaaaaaaacccattgaaattgaaatttttttcaaaaactcttgattaaatttagtggatttaaatttaggagataagaatgagcttctggctttttaaaaatgtattttaaaatattgtaggtgttgccgttgttttcaaaatattttttttgtgtttaaagtcagattatgagaaaattgcatttatctcttaaacgatggaagattgtcccttactcccttatattttttttccttaaataacctagagaatcttttgctatcatttgttttatgaaatttaagaaaaaaaatggttgtgttcaaaaaaaatttaattgtaattttaaaaaacaatacggtaacatcggcaatttttaatctatagactttaaagcatttttaattgcctacgtttgaaaaaaaatcgtcaaaatctgagctgttcggccggtcTTAAGCCGCTTCACcttttgaacaaatattttcttgtaTCCCTTTCATGCCACTTATATTTACGACAAAACATGTATTTCCTTTTAAGGTTCCTGGGAGGAAGCAGTTCAGAAGGAAAAGGATGCCGAGTATTTGTCTTCTTCTGAAGAAAATACGGAAGAAGTGACCATCGACACCAATTCTTCGGAATACATGACAGATATGAACAAATTGATGTCAACTTTGATTCCTAATTCTGGTAAgtttaaaatgtataaacatGGGAACAAAGTTACTAATTTTGTCATACTTACTTCTCATTTTCAAGACGTTTCCTCGTTCACCCCCCCAAATGAAGATGTTACCATCACTAATGTCATTTCCGACTTATACACGTTTGaaggtaaaaaatgtattttagcaCTAGTACAATTTTCAAAGTCGTTTTTAAACTCCAGCttatcttagactggggtttatccaatgttatttgaataggatAAACCCCAGTCCCTCTTAGTAACAGCTGAGATAGCATATTAGTTCTTTCACTAaccgtattacttttttttgtatattactataactcttatttttaattgtttataggCCCCAGCACCAGTACCCAATTCAAGGAACTGTCGTCCAAAATAGACGAAATTTTGGAAAGACAGCGTTCCACTGAGGTGAAGGTGCAGGCCATGCAAGGAATGCTGGAGGCATTCATGGCGAAGTCCGAAGTTTCGGTCAATTTGTTGGCGTCCAAAATTGCAAAAGAGAATGCAGAGGAAGTGGATGAGGAACTGCAACTGGATGAAATTTTCCCACTTACCTCTGTCCAACAAATTGAGGAAATCGAGGAAAAACTCCATCAAAATgcagcattcaaaaaaaaattggtaagtaccaaaatatacgaaatatgcaattttctcacaatccgacttcaaacacaaaaaaaatatttataaaacaacggcaacacctacaatattttaaaatacatttttacaaagccagaagcttatcttaaatttaaattcactaaatttaattaagagtttttgaaaaaatggtcctcaaactcagaattaaaaaaaaaatttattaaaaaaattaaaaatgacttttttccaaactttttctaataaatattatcagttgaattccgaagcagaaaaggtaatatatatcacacttttgaaaaaacaattaaaaataacttcaatttcaattggtttttttttttgataaaaactgaatttttgcatccaaataattaattttctaaaagactttggtaaataagaactttaaatttttgctatttaactttcaacagtaagggttattaaataaataaaaaataattttatgtttagatgttgaactttgaaaaaaaataagatacattttttttcaaaacttttattaaaaaaagttcttcgaaaatgaaattctttttaatttttttcataaaccgtaatacatattgacattttcttttataatttcaaatcataataaatgcggccaaaaatatttgaaaataaatgcattttatattacgaaaaagtttaaaaaacgacatcttaaaacatatttttgttttctttcaggtCCGTAAGTTGAGCTCCTATGGGGGGGCCAACGGAATGAAAACGATCCGCACTATTTGCAAGTGCATTTTTACGGATCCACTACTGGCAGAACATTCTTGGCTGGGGACTAATGCCAAAAAAAGTTTCAGCCAATACAAATTCCTGTATAAAACTATATTGGAAGCGGTCCGATCAAGGTACCCCACTTATAGTGAAGCTGAGGGTGCTTcattttttaaaggctttttgAAGCAAGCCCCATTTCGAATGGGAAAACCGTCCacgtaagttaaaaaataaaattataatcaacatttaagttaacatttttctcattacaGAAATACCAGTTCCAACACCAGCTCCTCTGCCTCTGACGGGCAATCCACAACATAATTAAGttaagctattttttatttttagttttagttttacttttactttaagttttagttttagttttacttcattaaataatgtttcactaaacttaaatttcagcgttcttatttcaaatattaaattttcagctGGGAAGAATCTTATGGTTTGCAGCATGTTGGTAAGCAAacattttataggttttttaaaatctgtaaaTAACCGGTTATAAAAAAGCTGTGAAGtaacgtttattacaggttttataagAACCTGTACGAAGTTATTTACAGGTTTTATAGAAACCTATAGGTaagcggttataaaaaaaaccgtcaaataacgtttgttataggttttataaaaacctgtacaacgtttattacaggttttaaaaaaactggaagaaaacggttataaaaaaaaccg
Proteins encoded in this region:
- the LOC129907523 gene encoding uncharacterized protein LOC129907523 isoform X1, which gives rise to MYCVVETLEDEGKFVTAVPKNWVIDGTKLLWPKSKKDSICGRKNCITASDDWQSIACKLIFDDIGSWEEAVQKEKDAEYLSSSEENTEEVTIDTNSSEYMTDMNKLMSTLIPNSGKFKMYKHGNKVTNFVILTSHFQDVSSFTPPNEDVTITNVISDLYTFEGPSTSTQFKELSSKIDEILERQRSTEVKVQAMQGMLEAFMAKSEVSVNLLASKIAKENAEEVDEELQLDEIFPLTSVQQIEEIEEKLHQNAAFKKKLVRKLSSYGGANGMKTIRTICKCIFTDPLLAEHSWLGTNAKKSFSQYKFLYKTILEAVRSRYPTYSEAEGASFFKGFLKQAPFRMGKPSTNTSSNTSSSASDGQSTT
- the LOC129907523 gene encoding uncharacterized protein LOC129907523 isoform X2, with protein sequence MYCVVETLEDEGKFVTAVPKNWVIDGTKLLWPKSKKDSICGRKNCITASDDWQSIACKLIFDDIGSWEEAVQKEKDAEYLSSSEENTEEVTIDTNSSEYMTDMNKLMSTLIPNSDVSSFTPPNEDVTITNVISDLYTFEGPSTSTQFKELSSKIDEILERQRSTEVKVQAMQGMLEAFMAKSEVSVNLLASKIAKENAEEVDEELQLDEIFPLTSVQQIEEIEEKLHQNAAFKKKLVRKLSSYGGANGMKTIRTICKCIFTDPLLAEHSWLGTNAKKSFSQYKFLYKTILEAVRSRYPTYSEAEGASFFKGFLKQAPFRMGKPSTNTSSNTSSSASDGQSTT